The genome window ATACCGTATAAATCTAATATCTGGTCATGTATATCTCTTGTTGACATACCTCTTGCATAAAGTGATATTATTTTTTCTTCGATTCCTGAAATATCTCTAATATTTTTAGGAACGACTACTGGGTTAAAGTCATTATCTCTGTCTCTTGGAACGTCTAGTTGTAAATCTCCAAATTGTGATTTTACAGTTTTTTTGCTATATCCATTTCTTCTATTAGTTGTATTCTTGTTATGGCTGTCGCCCTTTTCATAACCTAGCTCTAATGCCATTTCTTGTTCTAACATCTCTTGTAGTATATCTTTGAACATATCTCTTAGATAGCTACTTATATCTCCAGATTTTATAAATTCTCCATCTGATATAATTTCTTTGACTAATTGTTTTCTTAAAGTATTCATAAAAAATCTCCTTTACGACATTTGATTATATTTAAATCATTGCCATAAAGAAGATTTTTATTAACCTTGAAGCACAAATTATTTTACATTACCATTTGCCAACTAATTTAGTCTAATTTTAGCTTCGCCTTTACATGATATGTATAGCTAGTTCTTGCCTTTAGCAGTTAATATTAGCTCCCACTTTTTATGACATAACCAATAAACTATTTACATTTTTTCTATTATATTCTTATGAAAGTACTTTTAGTGTTGATTCCTTAACTGACATACAATCCATAACCACAACTTTTTTAATCATATCACTATTAGAAGCTTTTAATTTACTAGGTGACTGCTCTAAACGTTCTATTGTTTATTTAAATTTTTTGTCTAATATAAATTCTAAAACTTAGATAATATGTTTCTTATTTAATCTTACATTATATCTATAGTATCTATGTATTTATTTTTATTTTTTTGTATTTTTTATTCTTAGTATATTAAATTTTTAAAAATAAATATTACTTAAAACTTAGCCATTTTAATATATTAAAAAACTGCAAATGTATTTGTCCAAAAACAAACCTATCTACAGTCCTTTAATTCACAAAATATGTATTTTTTTCTGCCCTAACAGTTATAGTTCAAATATACTATTCTAAATAAACTAAATATTATTTCTTTATTGCATTTAATATCAACTCATGAGCTGTATCATTTGTACAAACAATTAGTGCTTTCACATGATTTATTCCTAATACCTCTATTGCAGCTTTAGCTACATCATTATCATCTACAACCATTCTTATGTTAAAGTTAAACTTTCTTACCAAATGTTCTGTATCAGAGTAGCATACATAATGTTTTGTTCCTAGTCTAACAATACCATTTCCTTCATCTGCTATTTCTGATACATTTATTTTAGAGCCTTCCTTTTTTCCCTCTAATTTACTAACCCAATTATTCATATCTCTTGTAGTATTAATTTTTTTAAATTGATCTATTACATCTTCTTTTTTAAACATTTTTCTTAAATTCCATATTCTATTCTCAGATATATTAGAAGCTTCCATTTTTTTAGAGAAATTAGGCATTATTTTGTCTAAACCATTTATAAATTGTATTTGCTTAGCCTTTACCTCTGAAAACCCTCTATCATCAATTAACCTTTGCAGAGGTGACTTAGTTTTTTCTTGTATTTGCTTAGCTTTTTCGATTTCTCTTTTGAAATATTCTTGTTCTTCTTTTGCTTTCCTACCTTTTAAAGATTCTTTTGCCATCTTTTCTCTTTTTCTTGCCCTTAAATATTCTTCCTCTGCAAATTTATTATCTGGGTTTATTTGTTCATATAACACTTGAAGCTCATCAAATATTTTAGATAATTGGTATATTGTGTGATGTTTTCTTATTCCATTTTCATGAAGGTTTTCTTGTCTATGATTCCTATAAGCATCTACTTCATTTTTATATTTTGTAGTATCAATAGTTACACGTATTGTTTCTTTACCTAATATTTTGCATGCTGTTAATCTATGATATCCACTTATTAAATGGTAATTTCCATTGTGGTCTTCCCACACATTGATGGCATTTATCATTCCATGAAATTTTAGATTTTCAATTAAATTATCTAAGTTAGCTTTATCTTCTTCATCTTTAAATCTTTGTGCTACATAAATTTCTTTTATTTTTATTTCTTTTTCTTTTCTTATTGTAGTTTTCATATTCTCTCCTAAATAATAAATTATTTAATATATTTTGTAAACACAATTCTATCATCTACAATTATAGACAGCTTTTCTGCGTTTTCTAGCAATGCTAGTGCTGTATTTATATGCTCCAAATCATTTTGAGTTAATTGAACTATTTTATTCTCTTTTTTCTTTTCTTCAATATCTATTACTTCATGTATTTTCTTAGATACTCTTTCAGCAAACTCAACTGGATTATTTCTTTGAAAATACTTATCTTTTAACTCATCTTTGGTTTTCTTTATAGCCTTTTGATATAAAGTATTTATATTAGAATCTTCAGGAATTTTTATACTTTTTATTGTATCAAGATGTATTTCAGACGCTTTCTTAATCTCTTCTTCATTTATACCTACTACTATAGATGTTAGTGTTTTTGAACTTATATTATTTGCCTTTATTTCCTTAGCCTTTTCATTAGGTATTATTTTTGCAATTTTTAATTTTGAGTTTATATTACCTTCACTTCCGCCAGTACTGTCAATCGTATTCTGTGCAAATGTTTTTACATTAACTAAATCTTTTTCAAGAAAATCAAGTTCTTTTAATTCACTATCTGTTAATGGTGTTCTACTATTTAACAGTGATGTAACTTTACCTCCTATTTTTTTTTTATATTCTTCAGGTGTCAATCCACCTGTTTTATACCCAACTATTTTATCATAGGCTTCTTTTCTTTTAGTTAATATATGAGCTTCAGCTATAAAATCTGGGTACTTTCTTTTTAAATTTTCATCTGCTTCTAATATGGTAAGTCTTGCATTTTCTATTTCATTATCTTCATACTCTCTTTCTATTATTTGTGCTGGTATTGTCTCCCATCCCAACTGTTTACAAGCAGTAAGTCTATGTTCTCCTGCTATCAACTTATATTTACCACTTCTTTCTTGAACAGCTATTGGAGATATTAAACCTTCTTCCTTAATTGACTCTAATAGCGGTTTTAAATCCCTATCATATATTTTCCAAAGTCTATTATTATCAATATATATATCAGTAATTTTAACGTTATCGATCTTATTAGCCATTACTTCACATCCTTAGTTTTTGTATATTTTTCTATTTTCTTTTCTAGAATTTGAAATATATTAATTCCTAGAGATATTTTGTTCTACCCTTATTAGCTTAAGTTTAAATATATAGCAATACTATTATTCCTTGAAATTTCTTACTAAAATTTAATATATTTATGTCAATGTTTAGAGAAATTAAACTTCACTTTTTTATCTTATATTGATAACTAATTTAATACTCTATATTAATATAGTACTACGTACAACCTTATTTTTCAAATAATTATTCAATTAAAAACTTATATGTTGATTTGATTTACTTATTTTATTTCATATACTTTAAAATACTTCTCAATCTTTAATATTATTTTGTCATTAAAAACTAAATATAATATTATATTGTATGTAGATATACCATAACTTTCTTATACATAATGTACATCTATAAGTATCTCACATTTAGTATGTATTGTTAATTATAAGTACTGCATCATTATAAGACTATAAAATTTTATTATGTATTAGAAGTATATACATTAGTATCTCTATTTTACTAACTTCTATAAAAATATCTAAAGCTTTCATAAAAATATAATAATTATTCTAGTATTTATTTAATTTTATATACATTTAAAGTTATCTATTTATAATACCTTATATTATAAATAGATAACTTATTCAAACAAATTACAATAGAATATTATAAATGTCCAATATTTCTTATGAATATACCCTCAAAACTCATCTTTTTTAGTAGTTAAATCATAATTGATGAATTTATTCACTAAAGTAAAAAATACCAGTAAATAAAGACTAGTATTTTATCATTATTTTTTTAAGTTTTAAATTGAGTTTATCTTAATTATTATATAACTATTATTTACTAAGTTTTATAGGTTAATCACTTTTATTATTCATACTACTTAACACACTTCCTTAATTTATCTGTACTTTCCTTAACATTTTTTTCAACTCCAAAAACATATGTCATAATAAATGGAGCAACCAATGCTATAAATATAACTATAAGCCCATTTACTATATTTGAAGTCCCTTTTTCTCCTGATAGTCCAAGTACTGCCATTATACTATTTTGCGGAACATATAAGGTTACATGATTAATTCCTGCAAATAATCCTGCAATTCCTGCTCCTATAGATGCTAACATAGCAGGTTTTTTGAGTTTTAATGTAACTCCATAGAGAGCTGGTTCAGTTATACCCATAATAGCTGATATCCATGCAGCTGATGCTAACTGTTTCATCTTACTATCTTTACTTTTTAGTGCTACAGCTAATGTCGCCCCACCTTGCGCTAAATTAGCACAAACTTGTGCTATTAATATAAGTGATTCTTGCCCTGTAGTTGCAAATGCTGATATAAATATAGGAGTCAATGCATGATGCATTCCTGTCATAACAATAAATGGCATTAAAGCTGCTAATAAACAAACCATTACAAATCCTAACCTTCCTTGTAGTAAACTTATTATGCTAGCTAATCCTTCTCCTAAGAAATTTCCTATTGGTCCAATTACAATTAATGCTATTGGCGCACTTATTAATAATACTAAAGTTGGATTTAAAATCGTTTTTAACATACTAGGTATTAATTTATCAATAAATTTTTCTATATATGACATCATCCATACTGTTAAAAGTGCTGGAATAACAGATGCTGCATATATAACACCCTGAATTGGTACTCCTATAAATGATATAGGGTCCCCACTTGATACCCATGCTGAAAAATTTGGATGTAAAAATACACCTACTACTATAACTGCTATTGACGTATTAACATTAAATTTTTTAGCTGCGTTTATTGCAAGTATTATAGGCATAAAGTAAAATGCTACATCTCCTATTATATCTAATATTCTGTATGTACTTGAATTTGATGATAACCAATTAAAAGTAGTACAAAGAGATAATATAACCTTTATCATACCTGACGCTGTAAGAGCTGGTATCATAGGTGTCATACAACCAGTTATTGTATCTAAT of Clostridioides sp. ES-S-0054-01 contains these proteins:
- a CDS encoding ParB N-terminal domain-containing protein; translated protein: MKTTIRKEKEIKIKEIYVAQRFKDEEDKANLDNLIENLKFHGMINAINVWEDHNGNYHLISGYHRLTACKILGKETIRVTIDTTKYKNEVDAYRNHRQENLHENGIRKHHTIYQLSKIFDELQVLYEQINPDNKFAEEEYLRARKREKMAKESLKGRKAKEEQEYFKREIEKAKQIQEKTKSPLQRLIDDRGFSEVKAKQIQFINGLDKIMPNFSKKMEASNISENRIWNLRKMFKKEDVIDQFKKINTTRDMNNWVSKLEGKKEGSKINVSEIADEGNGIVRLGTKHYVCYSDTEHLVRKFNFNIRMVVDDNDVAKAAIEVLGINHVKALIVCTNDTAHELILNAIKK
- a CDS encoding ParB N-terminal domain-containing protein; its protein translation is MANKIDNVKITDIYIDNNRLWKIYDRDLKPLLESIKEEGLISPIAVQERSGKYKLIAGEHRLTACKQLGWETIPAQIIEREYEDNEIENARLTILEADENLKRKYPDFIAEAHILTKRKEAYDKIVGYKTGGLTPEEYKKKIGGKVTSLLNSRTPLTDSELKELDFLEKDLVNVKTFAQNTIDSTGGSEGNINSKLKIAKIIPNEKAKEIKANNISSKTLTSIVVGINEEEIKKASEIHLDTIKSIKIPEDSNINTLYQKAIKKTKDELKDKYFQRNNPVEFAERVSKKIHEVIDIEEKKKENKIVQLTQNDLEHINTALALLENAEKLSIIVDDRIVFTKYIK
- a CDS encoding PTS transporter subunit EIIC, encoding MKNKYANVALLIIDGLGGKDNIIDLTHCMTRLRFILKDKKKVNVDELKSIDKVVGVNSTSTQYQVIIGNEVGVVFNALVNEGINTNGDIKTDIKNENKKNSILNNILDTITGCMTPMIPALTASGMIKVILSLCTTFNWLSSNSSTYRILDIIGDVAFYFMPIILAINAAKKFNVNTSIAVIVVGVFLHPNFSAWVSSGDPISFIGVPIQGVIYAASVIPALLTVWMMSYIEKFIDKLIPSMLKTILNPTLVLLISAPIALIVIGPIGNFLGEGLASIISLLQGRLGFVMVCLLAALMPFIVMTGMHHALTPIFISAFATTGQESLILIAQVCANLAQGGATLAVALKSKDSKMKQLASAAWISAIMGITEPALYGVTLKLKKPAMLASIGAGIAGLFAGINHVTLYVPQNSIMAVLGLSGEKGTSNIVNGLIVIFIALVAPFIMTYVFGVEKNVKESTDKLRKCVK